Proteins encoded by one window of Panicum virgatum strain AP13 chromosome 7N, P.virgatum_v5, whole genome shotgun sequence:
- the LOC120681676 gene encoding uncharacterized protein LOC120681676, translating to MASPTSANGEYDLKIDPARKPRRSTDPGWKYAYWPDLENKDKVECLLCGDHFRGGIKRLKQHLAGGYGDAKLCPKSTSELRKEMTAYIESNKRKRPIYLGEEEEEVVEVAANGSAAVHENEASVVESQASKVQPKPSSGTAAKRRQATLQFKASDNKKKPQTKAPKSVVEMMRKTPEEMVDERLAESYQPTIVSITKSKEEKEYVDMQWALFFYECGIPFNAAASRQFHIAVEATVQYGSGYKPVTPYQLGEPLLQKAVKATSTMREDHERAWKHYGCILMSDGWSDKRGHHLINFLVNSPEGTYFLESIDASSEVHDANMLADLLEEKIEGIGRDNVVQVVTDNGANFKAAGKLLMERIPTMFWSPCAAHCLDLMLEDIGNLKEFKKPIARARRVTTFIYRHGRVLSAMREKTGRAGIVRATATRFATSFLTLKSMYKHKDELKSLFVSPVWTGNKLAKTKAGLDVHDIILSTQFWNSVEDCLRASAPLLIVLRVVDGDERPAMPEVQALMKHAKEKITQSFAIQTKKSLLKSIMAIIERRWEKQMDHPLYGAAMYLNPGKLHPLIRDDDDATVGQLRGCFLDVLARMVEDEDTGDKINAQAMDYEYLRGNAFSNKMAKDNIATMSPRKCCCSILISARVHYGNLIPAASEHYFQS from the coding sequence ATGGCAAGTCCAACTTCTGCCAACGGCGAGTATGATCTCAAGATTGATCCTGCCCGGAAGCCACGAAGATCAACTGACCCAGGGTGGAAGTATGCATATTGGCCGGACCTTGAAAACAAAGATAAGGTGGAATGCTTGCTATGTGGTGATCATTTTCGTGGAGGGATAAAAAGGCTCAAGCAGCATTTGGCAGGTGGCTATGGAGATGCAAAACTGTGTCCAAAGTCAACCAGTGAATTAAGGAAGGAGATGACAGCTTACATTGAATCCAACAAGAGAAAAAGACCAATATACCTAggtgaagaggaggaagaagtggTGGAGGTGGCAGCAAATGGGTCTGCGGCTGTACATGAGAATGAAGCTTCTGTTGTGGAGTCTCAAGCCTCCAAGGTGCAGCCTAAGCCTAGTTCAGGTACAGCAGCCAAAAGAAGGCAAGCAACCTTACAATTCAAGGCAAGTGACAACAAGAAAAAACCACAGACAAAGGCACCCAAATCTGTTGTTGAGATGATGCGGAAAACACCAGAAGAGATGGTGGATGAGAGACTTGCAGAGTCTTATCAGCCCACAATTGTGTCCATTACAAAaagtaaggaagagaaggaaTATGTGGATATGCAGTGGGCTCTGTTCTTCTATGAGTGTGGGATACCTTTTAATGCAGCAGCTTCTAGGCAATTTCATATTGCAGTCGAGGCCACAGTACAATATGGTTCAGGGTACAAGCCTGTGACACCTTATCAGTTGGGGGAGCCATTGCTTCAAAAGGCCGTGAAGGCAACAAGCACTATGAGGGAGGATCATGAGCGGGCATGGAAGCATTACGGGTGCATACTCATGTCCGATGGTTGGTCTGATAAGAGGGGACACCACCTTATTAACTTCTTAGTGAACAGCCCAGAGGGTACTTACTTTTTGGAGTCCATTGATGCATCAAGTGAAGTACATGATGCAAACATGCTTGCTGATTTGCTAGAGGAAAAAATTGAGGGCATTGGGAGAGACAACGTTGTTCAAGTTGTCACAGATAATGGTGCCAACTTCAAGGCAGCAGGCAAGCTTCTGATGGAGAGGATTCCTACGATGTTTTGGAGTCCATGTGCTGCACATTGCTTGGACCTCATGCTGGAAGACATAGGAAACTTGAAGGAGTTCAAGAAACCTATTGCACGTGCAAGGCGTGTGACAACTTTTATATACAGACATGGAAGAGTCCTTAGTGCCATGAGGGAGAAGACTGGTAGGGCTGGCATTGTGAGAGCTACAGCCACTCGTTTTGCAACTTCATTTCTTACTCTGAAGAGCATGTATAAGCACAAGGATGAATTGAAGTCTTTATTTGTTAGTCCTGTTTGGACTGGGAACAAATTGGCAAAGACCAAGGCTGGTCTTGATGTGCATGACATTATCCTCTCCACACAGTTTTGGAATTCAGTGGAAGATTGCCTTAGAGCATCAGCCCCACTCCTTATTGTGCTTAGGGTGGTTGATGGAGATGAGAGGCCAGCTATGCCGGAGGTTCAAGCATTAATGAAACATGCAAAGGAGAAGATAACTCAAAGCTTTGCCATCCAAACCAAGAAGAGTTTGCTCAAGAGTATCATGGCCATAATTGAGCGACGTTGGGAGAAACAAATGGATCACCCACTATATGGGGCTGCAATGTATTTGAACCCAGGGAAGCTACATCCTCTCAtaagagatgatgatgatgcaactGTTGGACAGCTAAGAGGTTGCTTTCTTGATGTGCTTGCAAGAATGGTGGAAGATGAGGATACTGGAGACAAAATCAACGCTCAAGCAATGGATTATGAATACCTTAGAGGAAATGCTTTTTCAAACAAAATGGCCAAAGACAACATTGCAACAATGAGCCCTCGTAAGTGTTGCTGTTCTATTTTAATTTCAGCAAGGGTACATTATGGAAATTTAATTCCAGCAGCAAGTGAGCATTATTTTCAGTCCTAG